In one Culex quinquefasciatus strain JHB chromosome 2, VPISU_Cqui_1.0_pri_paternal, whole genome shotgun sequence genomic region, the following are encoded:
- the LOC119765998 gene encoding piggyBac transposable element-derived protein 4-like: protein MKVWCCSCVHCQYICNLQVYTGKVDKKPEKGQGKRVVLDLMQPFTGLWREVTTDNFFSSLQLSDDLFKDNTLFTGTVRTNKPDLPDSFAKSASRAPNSVLVGYNGVSTLTSFIDGHKKKPAIVLTSTLTKTTICGKKPPIVLHYNGTKGAVDAGDFITRKTNCVRKTRVWTKKLVMELLSVACLNASCLYRLKYPERCKGKSWRSNFLQQLCDQLIQENVQERVKSQRLTKELRGQLNAFSSRQMEAGAKLCNWCGKESRPIRTCCICAEAVCKQHYTEMDLKFCRECKKQGLKPKTTNTKISRVRCETCKVDRKTETKCAHCETAICGVCGKSAKVMLCEKCSKA from the coding sequence ATGAAAGTTTGGTGCTGCTCTTGTGTCCATTGTCAGTACATATGCAACTTGCAGGTGTACACAGGAAAAGTCGACAAAAAACCGGAGAAGGGACAGGGCAAGAGAGTGGTACTGGATCTGATGCAGCCATTTACGGGTCTTTGGAGAGAGGTGACTACAGATAATTTCTTCAGCTCTCTCCAACTCTCCGACGACCTGTTCAAGGACAACACCCTTTTCACGGGAACGGTTCGAACGAACAAACCAGATTTGCCGGATAGCTTCGCCAAGTCGGCCAGCCGGGCACCCAACTCGGTACTGGTCGGCTATAACGGCGTAAGCACCCTGACTTCTTTTATCGACGGACACAAAAAAAAGCCGGCCATTGTACTGACATCAACCCTTACCAAAACCACAATCTGCGGCAAAAAACCACCAATCGTGCTTCACTACAACGGGACGAAGGGCGCTGTTGATGCAGGCGATTTCATCACTCGCAAGACGAACTGTGTCCGAAAGACCAGGGTATGGACGAAGAAACTGGTGATGGAACTCCTGAGCGTCGCCTGCTTGAATGCGAGTTGCCTGTACCGGTTGAAGTACCCGGAGCGGTGCAAGGGCAAAAGTTGGAGATCAAATTTTCTGCAACAACTGTGCGACCAGCTCATTCAGGAGAACGTACAGGAACGTGTAAAATCTCAAAGGCTGACAAAGGAGTTACGAGGGCAGCTGAACGCGTTTTCTTCTCGCCAAATGGAAGCGGGCGCAAAACTGTGCAACTGGTGTGGCAAGGAGTCTAGGCCAATCCGTACCTGTTGTATTTGCGCGGAAGCAGTCTGTAAGCAACACTACACTGAGATGGACCTAAAGTTTTGTAGAGAGTGTAAGAAGCAAGGCCTGAAACCAAAGACGACGAACACAAAGATAAGTCGAGTTCGGTGCGAGACGTGCAAAGTGGATCGGAAAACTGAAACGAAATGTGCTCATTGTGAGACTGCCATCTGTGGCGTATGCGGAAAGTCAGCCAAAGTAATGTTGTgcgaaaaatgttcaaaagcttga
- the LOC6053363 gene encoding glucose dehydrogenase [FAD, quinone] — protein MCWKGAKMWEDDALELTMYQSGGAENKLGTGFIVLGKMRSRFTFIFYLIGTTLLCAFLNGSYRFYEYYYDNPPVKTSYEYIIVGTGTAGSIIAAGIPSRDVLVVEAGSMRTSLMDVPLFQPLLQGTQYDWQYQTEPQRNACRALEGQRSNWPMGKVFGGTHMLNNMIHFDMMGNTDFSGWFETPELTRKFLDYFHRWGRDPTIPVERLQYGTEFGEDFVDSMQAQTKCIEREKFCEKMEELYSRLFAKPNVTARNGMRRTASHYYWEQRRPGHELLLNAHVLKINVENGKAIGLVLEKSNRENLQDHITTGMDLLLWPEKLPLRPLDLISPLNLWNFFNGKNSSLLLPGCEGLGGMLLPDLPRGLILGLGFMVMPAGIASDGGAHLHKLLNLREKVYTQYFQRILEQNLQSVSILPVLLQPKSRGHIRLRDANPHSPPLIDPNYLQHPEDLDNLVLGINIVKEYLEEMNSKKAELNPLPFPGCRKFTFDTKPYWECYVQSLTLTMYHPVGTCRMGPKRSKKAVVSNRDLAVHGVSGLYVVDGSAIPKLPTGNPNSAIAALAHYFLKVKFNVDLLGK, from the exons ATGTGCTGGAAGGGAGCGAAGATGTGGGAGGATGATGCTTTGGAGCTCACCATGTACCAGAGCGGTGGAGCCGAAAACAAGCTGGGAACCGGCTTCATAGTGTTGGGCAAGATGCGGAGTCGT TTTACGTTCATTTTCTACCTGATCGGAACCACCCTGCTGTGCGCGTTTTTGAACGGTTCGTATCGCTTCTACGAGTACTATTACGACAATCCTCCTGTGAAGACCAGCTATGAGTACATTATCGTCGGAACCGGAACGGCCGGTTCGATCATTGCGGCGGGTATTCCATCGCGGGACGTGCTCGTCGTGGAAGCCGGCTCGATGCGGACCAGCCTGATGGACGTGCCGCTGTTTCAACCGCTGCTCCAGGGAACCCAGTACGACTGGCAGTACCAGACGGAACCGCAGCGGAACGCTTGCCGGGCCCTGGAGGGTCAACGGAGCAATTGGCCTATGGGTAAGGTGTTCGGGGGGACGCACATGTTGAACAACATGATTCACTTCGACATGATGGGAAACACGGACTTTAGTGGGTGGTTCGAGACGCCGGAACTAACGAGGAAATTCTTGGATTACTTCCATCGCTGGGGAAGGGACCCGACCATTCCGGTGGAACGGCTGCAGTACGGGACGGAGTTTGGGGAGGACTTTGTGGACAGTATGCAAGCGCAGACCAAGTGCATTGAGAGGGAAAAGTTTTGCGAGAAGATGGAAGAACTTTACAGCAGGTTGTTCGCCAAGCCGAATGTAACGGCCCGCAACGGGATGCGAAGAACGGCGAGTCATTACTACTGGGAGCAGCGACGGCCAGGGCATGAACTGTTGCTGAACGCGCACGTGCTTAAGATTAATGTCGAAAATGGCAAAGCGATTGGGCTGGTGTTGGAGAAATCCAACC GTGAGAACCTTCAGGATCACATCACTACCGGAATGGATTTACTTTTGTGGCCGGAGAAACTTCCTCTGCGTCCGCTTGACCTGATTAGTCCACTCAACTTGTGGAACTTTTTCAATGGAAAGAACTCGTCTCTCTTACTGCCGGGGTGTGAAGGACTAGGCGGCATGCTGCTACCAGATCTCCCAAGAGGACTCATCCTAGGACTCGGATTCATGGTCATGCCGGCGGGAATCGCCAGCGACGGTGGCGCGCATCTGCACAAACTGCTCAATCTACGCGAAAAGGTTTACACCCAATACTTCCAACGAATTCTCGAACAAAACCTCCAATCGGTCAGCATTCTCCCCGTCTTGCTGCAGCCCAAAAGCCGAGGCCACATCCGACTACGCGATGCCAACCCACACTCCCCACCCCTCATCGATCCAAACTACCTCCAACACCCGGAAGACCTGGACAACCTTGTGCTAGGAATCAACATCGTCAAAGAGTACCTCGAAGAGATGAACTCGAAAAAAGCCGAACTAAACCCGCTGCCCTTCCCCGGCTGCCGGAAGTTCACCTTCGACACCAAACCCTACTGGGAGTGTTACGTGCAGTCACTCACACTCACCATGTACCACCCGGTGGGAACGTGCCGGATGGGACCGAAGCGCAGCAAGAAGGCGGTCGTCTCGAACCGGGATCTGGCCGTGCACGGCGTGAGCGGGCTGTACGTGGTGGATGGATCGGCGATTCCGAAGCTGCCCACCGGGAACCCGAACTCGGCCATTGCGGCGCTGGCGCACTACTTTCTGAAGGTCAAATTTAACGTGGACTTGTTGGGGAAGTGA
- the LOC6053362 gene encoding sphingolipid delta(4)-desaturase DES1 encodes MGQHVSRTDFEWSGQEEPHASRRKLILAKYPQIKKLFGYDPRFKWVASGMVLAQFAMLFVVKEVQSWKIILLLAYFLGGVINHSLMLACHEIAHNLAFGHARPMANRLFGFFCNLPIGLPMSVSFKKYHLEHHRYQGDEVIDTDLPTKLEAKLFCNTFGKFIWVFLQPMFYIFRPLVVNPKPPQKLELINGVIQLVFNAVVVYFFGWKVMCYLIIGSLLAMGLHPVAGHFISEHYMFAKGFETYSYYGPLNWITFNVGYHNEHHDFPAVPGRLLPEVKRIAPEFYDTIPQHTSWTRVLVDFITDPAIGPYARIKRKARGLDS; translated from the coding sequence ATGGGCCAGCATGTTTCCCGGACGGATTTCGAGTGGTCAGGGCAGGAGGAACCGCACGCCAGCAGGAGGAAATTGATTTTGGCCAAGTACCCGCAGATAAAGAAGCTGTTTGGGTATGACCCTCGGTTCAAGTGGGTGGCCAGCGGGATGGTTCTGGCCCAATTTGCGATGCTGTTTGTGGTGAAGGAGGTCCAGTCGTGGAAGATTATTTTGCTGCTGGCGTACTTTTTGGGGGGAGTGATTAACCACTCGTTGATGCTGGCCTGTCACGAGATCGCGCATAATCTGGCCTTTGGACACGCGAGGCCAATGGCGAACCGGCTGTTTGGGTTCTTTTGCAACTTGCCGATTGGGCTGCCGATGTCGGTGAGCTTCAAGAAGTACCACCTGGAACATCACCGGTACCAGGGTGACGAAGTGATTGACACGGATCTACCGACGAAGCTGGAGGCGAAACTGTTCTGCAACACGTTCGGGAAGTTTATCTGGGTGTTTCTGCAGCCGATGTTCTACATCTTCCGTCCGCTGGTGGTTAACCCGAAGCCTCCGCAGAAGCTGGAACTGATTAACGGCGTTATCCAGCTGGTTTTTAACGCCGTCGTGGTGTACTTTTTCGGGTGGAAGGTCATGTGCTACCTGATCATTGGATCTCTGCTGGCGATGGGACTGCACCCGGTGGCCGGCCACTTCATCTCCGAACACTACATGTTCGCCAAGGGATTCGAAACGTACTCGTACTACGGGCCCCTGAACTGGATCACCTTCAACGTGGGCTACCACAACGAGCATCACGACTTTCCGGCCGTCCCCGGTCGCCTGCTGCCGGAGGTGAAGCGAATCGCACCGGAATTCTACGACACCATCCCGCAGCACACGTCCTGGACGCGGGTGCTGGTGGACTTTATCACCGATCCGGCTATCGGTCCGTACGCCCGGATCAAGCGAAAGGCCCGCGGTCTGGACTCCTAA